One Setaria viridis chromosome 3, Setaria_viridis_v4.0, whole genome shotgun sequence DNA window includes the following coding sequences:
- the LOC117846887 gene encoding protein DETOXIFICATION 41 isoform X2, with amino-acid sequence MSPTPPGPGYLCDLMSVPDLQLGDREETMGEGSNVMVPLLDINESSGASEELLQREPVPWGVLAQLTAWEAGNLWRISWASILITLFSFMLSLITQMFVGHLGELELSGASITNIGIQGLAYGIMIGMASAVQTVCGQAYGARRYTAMGVVCQRALVLQLATAIPIAFLYWYAGLFLRLIGQEADVAVAGQLYARGLLPQLLAFALFCPMQRFLQAQNIVNPVAYITLAVLIFHTLASWLAVFVLGSGLLGAALTLSFSWWVLVVLTWGYIVCSPACKETWTGLSLLAFRGLWGYAKLTFASAIMLALEIWYVQGFVLLTGFLPNSEIALDSLSICINYWNWDFQIMLGLSYAASIRVGNELGAGHPKVARFSVIVVVMASIAFSIFVMLLVIILRYPLSTLYTSSTTVIEAVISLMPLLAFSIFLNGIQPILSGVAIGSGWQAIVAYVNVGAYYLIGLPIGCVLGYKTSLGAAGIWWGLIVGVSVQTIALIVLTARTNWDKEVVKAMQRLQQTGVIPVNDIIA; translated from the exons AGAGGAGACAATGGGGGAAGGCAGCAATGTGATGGTACCATTGCTGGACATCAACGAGTCGTCGGGTGCGTcggaggagctgctgcagcGGGAGCCTGTACCATGGGGCGTGCTGGCACAGCTGACAGCGTGGGAGGCAGGCAACCTGTGGCGCATCTCATGGGCATCCATCCTCATTACGCTTTTCAGCTTCATGCTCAGCCTCATCACACAGATGTTTGTTGGACACCTCGGTGAGCTTGAGCTTTCTGGCGCCTCGATCACCAACATCGGTATCCAGGGCCTAGCTTACGGCATCATG ATTGGCATGGCGAGTGCAGTGCAAACTGTCTGTGGCCAGGCCTATGGAGCCAGGAGGTACACGGCCATGGGCGTTGTGTGCCAGAGGGCGCTCGTGCTCCAGCTCGCAACAGCTATTCCGATCGCCTTCCTCTACTGGTATGCTGGCCTGTTCTTGCGGCTCATTGGGCAGGAGGCAGATGTGGCTGTGGCGGGGCAGCTGTACGCTCGTGGGCTGCTGCCACAGCTGCTTGCTTTTGCCCTCTTCTGCCCAATGCAGAGGTTCCTGCAGGCCCAGAACATTGTCAACCCCGTGGCATATATCACACTGGCGGTGCTGATCTTCCACACCCTTGCCTCATGGCTGGCAGTGTTTGTGCTCGGCTCAGGCCTCCTTGGTGCTGCGCTCACACTGAGCTTCTCTTGGTGGGTGCTTGTGGTGTTGACATGGGGTTACATTGTCTGTAGTCCAGCTTGTAAAGAGACCTGGACCGGACTCTCCTTGCTTGCCTTTAGAGGCCTCTGGGGTTATGCCAAGCTCACCTTTGCCTCAGCCATCATGCTAGC ATTGGAGATTTGGTATGTGCAAGGATTTGTGCTTCTTACTGGATTCCTCCCCAACTCGGAGATTGCACTTGATTCCCTCTCTATCTG CATCAATTACTGGAACTGGGACTTCCAGATCATGCTTGGCTTGAGCTACGCAGCCAG TATTCGTGTTGGCAATGAGCTTGGTGCTGGCCATCCAAAGGTAGCAAGGTTCTCAGTTATTGTGGTTGTCATGGCAAGCATCGCCTTCAGCATTTTTGTGATGCTTTTAGTCATAATTCTAAGGTATCCACTGAGCACGCTGTACACGAGCAGCACCACAGTAATTGAGGCTGTTATCAGTCTGATGCCATTGCTGGCTttcagcatcttcttgaatgggATTCAGCCAATCCTCTCAG GAGTTGCCATTGGGAGTGGATGGCAAGCAATAGTTGCTTATGTCAATGTTGGGGCCTACTATCTGATTGGGCTTCCAATTGGATGCGTCCTAGGATACAAAACAAGCCTTGGGGCTGCT GGAATATGGTGGGGTTTAATCGTTGGGGTCAGTGTGCAGACGATAGCCCTGATTGTTCTCACAGCCAGGACTAACTGGGACAAGGAG GTAGTGAAGGCAATGCAACGTCTGCAGCAGACAGGTGTGATTCCGGTCAACGACATCATTGCATGA
- the LOC117846887 gene encoding protein DETOXIFICATION 41 isoform X1, which produces MSPTPPGPGYLCDLMSVPDLQLGDRTYREETMGEGSNVMVPLLDINESSGASEELLQREPVPWGVLAQLTAWEAGNLWRISWASILITLFSFMLSLITQMFVGHLGELELSGASITNIGIQGLAYGIMIGMASAVQTVCGQAYGARRYTAMGVVCQRALVLQLATAIPIAFLYWYAGLFLRLIGQEADVAVAGQLYARGLLPQLLAFALFCPMQRFLQAQNIVNPVAYITLAVLIFHTLASWLAVFVLGSGLLGAALTLSFSWWVLVVLTWGYIVCSPACKETWTGLSLLAFRGLWGYAKLTFASAIMLALEIWYVQGFVLLTGFLPNSEIALDSLSICINYWNWDFQIMLGLSYAASIRVGNELGAGHPKVARFSVIVVVMASIAFSIFVMLLVIILRYPLSTLYTSSTTVIEAVISLMPLLAFSIFLNGIQPILSGVAIGSGWQAIVAYVNVGAYYLIGLPIGCVLGYKTSLGAAGIWWGLIVGVSVQTIALIVLTARTNWDKEVVKAMQRLQQTGVIPVNDIIA; this is translated from the exons AACTTACAGAGAGGAGACAATGGGGGAAGGCAGCAATGTGATGGTACCATTGCTGGACATCAACGAGTCGTCGGGTGCGTcggaggagctgctgcagcGGGAGCCTGTACCATGGGGCGTGCTGGCACAGCTGACAGCGTGGGAGGCAGGCAACCTGTGGCGCATCTCATGGGCATCCATCCTCATTACGCTTTTCAGCTTCATGCTCAGCCTCATCACACAGATGTTTGTTGGACACCTCGGTGAGCTTGAGCTTTCTGGCGCCTCGATCACCAACATCGGTATCCAGGGCCTAGCTTACGGCATCATG ATTGGCATGGCGAGTGCAGTGCAAACTGTCTGTGGCCAGGCCTATGGAGCCAGGAGGTACACGGCCATGGGCGTTGTGTGCCAGAGGGCGCTCGTGCTCCAGCTCGCAACAGCTATTCCGATCGCCTTCCTCTACTGGTATGCTGGCCTGTTCTTGCGGCTCATTGGGCAGGAGGCAGATGTGGCTGTGGCGGGGCAGCTGTACGCTCGTGGGCTGCTGCCACAGCTGCTTGCTTTTGCCCTCTTCTGCCCAATGCAGAGGTTCCTGCAGGCCCAGAACATTGTCAACCCCGTGGCATATATCACACTGGCGGTGCTGATCTTCCACACCCTTGCCTCATGGCTGGCAGTGTTTGTGCTCGGCTCAGGCCTCCTTGGTGCTGCGCTCACACTGAGCTTCTCTTGGTGGGTGCTTGTGGTGTTGACATGGGGTTACATTGTCTGTAGTCCAGCTTGTAAAGAGACCTGGACCGGACTCTCCTTGCTTGCCTTTAGAGGCCTCTGGGGTTATGCCAAGCTCACCTTTGCCTCAGCCATCATGCTAGC ATTGGAGATTTGGTATGTGCAAGGATTTGTGCTTCTTACTGGATTCCTCCCCAACTCGGAGATTGCACTTGATTCCCTCTCTATCTG CATCAATTACTGGAACTGGGACTTCCAGATCATGCTTGGCTTGAGCTACGCAGCCAG TATTCGTGTTGGCAATGAGCTTGGTGCTGGCCATCCAAAGGTAGCAAGGTTCTCAGTTATTGTGGTTGTCATGGCAAGCATCGCCTTCAGCATTTTTGTGATGCTTTTAGTCATAATTCTAAGGTATCCACTGAGCACGCTGTACACGAGCAGCACCACAGTAATTGAGGCTGTTATCAGTCTGATGCCATTGCTGGCTttcagcatcttcttgaatgggATTCAGCCAATCCTCTCAG GAGTTGCCATTGGGAGTGGATGGCAAGCAATAGTTGCTTATGTCAATGTTGGGGCCTACTATCTGATTGGGCTTCCAATTGGATGCGTCCTAGGATACAAAACAAGCCTTGGGGCTGCT GGAATATGGTGGGGTTTAATCGTTGGGGTCAGTGTGCAGACGATAGCCCTGATTGTTCTCACAGCCAGGACTAACTGGGACAAGGAG GTAGTGAAGGCAATGCAACGTCTGCAGCAGACAGGTGTGATTCCGGTCAACGACATCATTGCATGA
- the LOC117846887 gene encoding protein DETOXIFICATION 41 isoform X3 gives MSPTPPGPGYLCDLMSVPDLQLGDRTYREETMGEGSNVMVPLLDINESSGASEELLQREPVPWGVLAQLTAWEAGNLWRISWASILITLFSFMLSLITQMFVGHLGELELSGASITNIGIQGLAYGIMIGMASAVQTVCGQAYGARRYTAMGVVCQRALVLQLATAIPIAFLYWYAGLFLRLIGQEADVAVAGQLYARGLLPQLLAFALFCPMQRFLQAQNIVNPVAYITLAVLIFHTLASWLAVFVLGSGLLGAALTLSFSWWVLVVLTWGYIVCSPACKETWTGLSLLAFRGLWGYAKLTFASAIMLALEIWYVQGFVLLTGFLPNSEIALDSLSICINYWNWDFQIMLGLSYAASIRVGNELGAGHPKVARFSVIVVVMASIAFSIFVMLLVIILRYPLSTLYTSSTTVIEAVISLMPLLAFSIFLNGIQPILSGVAIGSGWQAIVAYVNVGAYYLIGLPIGCVLGYKTSLGAAGIWWGLIVGVSVQTIALIVLTARTNWDKE, from the exons AACTTACAGAGAGGAGACAATGGGGGAAGGCAGCAATGTGATGGTACCATTGCTGGACATCAACGAGTCGTCGGGTGCGTcggaggagctgctgcagcGGGAGCCTGTACCATGGGGCGTGCTGGCACAGCTGACAGCGTGGGAGGCAGGCAACCTGTGGCGCATCTCATGGGCATCCATCCTCATTACGCTTTTCAGCTTCATGCTCAGCCTCATCACACAGATGTTTGTTGGACACCTCGGTGAGCTTGAGCTTTCTGGCGCCTCGATCACCAACATCGGTATCCAGGGCCTAGCTTACGGCATCATG ATTGGCATGGCGAGTGCAGTGCAAACTGTCTGTGGCCAGGCCTATGGAGCCAGGAGGTACACGGCCATGGGCGTTGTGTGCCAGAGGGCGCTCGTGCTCCAGCTCGCAACAGCTATTCCGATCGCCTTCCTCTACTGGTATGCTGGCCTGTTCTTGCGGCTCATTGGGCAGGAGGCAGATGTGGCTGTGGCGGGGCAGCTGTACGCTCGTGGGCTGCTGCCACAGCTGCTTGCTTTTGCCCTCTTCTGCCCAATGCAGAGGTTCCTGCAGGCCCAGAACATTGTCAACCCCGTGGCATATATCACACTGGCGGTGCTGATCTTCCACACCCTTGCCTCATGGCTGGCAGTGTTTGTGCTCGGCTCAGGCCTCCTTGGTGCTGCGCTCACACTGAGCTTCTCTTGGTGGGTGCTTGTGGTGTTGACATGGGGTTACATTGTCTGTAGTCCAGCTTGTAAAGAGACCTGGACCGGACTCTCCTTGCTTGCCTTTAGAGGCCTCTGGGGTTATGCCAAGCTCACCTTTGCCTCAGCCATCATGCTAGC ATTGGAGATTTGGTATGTGCAAGGATTTGTGCTTCTTACTGGATTCCTCCCCAACTCGGAGATTGCACTTGATTCCCTCTCTATCTG CATCAATTACTGGAACTGGGACTTCCAGATCATGCTTGGCTTGAGCTACGCAGCCAG TATTCGTGTTGGCAATGAGCTTGGTGCTGGCCATCCAAAGGTAGCAAGGTTCTCAGTTATTGTGGTTGTCATGGCAAGCATCGCCTTCAGCATTTTTGTGATGCTTTTAGTCATAATTCTAAGGTATCCACTGAGCACGCTGTACACGAGCAGCACCACAGTAATTGAGGCTGTTATCAGTCTGATGCCATTGCTGGCTttcagcatcttcttgaatgggATTCAGCCAATCCTCTCAG GAGTTGCCATTGGGAGTGGATGGCAAGCAATAGTTGCTTATGTCAATGTTGGGGCCTACTATCTGATTGGGCTTCCAATTGGATGCGTCCTAGGATACAAAACAAGCCTTGGGGCTGCT GGAATATGGTGGGGTTTAATCGTTGGGGTCAGTGTGCAGACGATAGCCCTGATTGTTCTCACAGCCAGGACTAACTGGGACAAGGAG TGA